From Ailuropoda melanoleuca isolate Jingjing chromosome 8, ASM200744v2, whole genome shotgun sequence, a single genomic window includes:
- the OPN3 gene encoding opsin-3 isoform X2, with the protein MYSGNRSGGQGHWEGGGAAGAEGPGPAGTLSPAPLFSPGTYERLALLLGSIGLLGVGNNLLVLVLYYKFQRLRTPTHLLLVNISLSDLLVSLFGVTFTFVSCLRNGWVWDTVGCVWDGFSSSLFEKSSSHKCMCDAF; encoded by the exons ATGTACTCGGGGAACCGGAGCGGCGGCCAGGGCCACTGGGAGGGCGGCGGGGCCGCGGGCGCTGAGGGGCCGGGACCCGCGGGCACGCTCAGCCCCGCGCCGCTCTTCAGCCCCGGCACCTACGAGCGCCTGGCGCTGCTGCTCGGCTCCATCGGGCTGCTGGGCGTCGGCAACAACCTGCTGGTGCTCGTCCTCTACTACAAGTTCCAGCGGCTGcgcacccccacccacctcctgctgGTCAACATCAGCCTCAGCGACCTGCTGGTGTCCCTCTTCGGGGTCACCTTTACCTTCGTGTCCTGCCTGAGGAACGGCTGGGTCTGGGACACCGTGGGCTGCGTGTGGGACGGGTTTAGCAGCAGCCTCTTCG agaaGAGTTCCAGTCACAAATGCATGTGTGATGCATTTTGA
- the CHML gene encoding rab proteins geranylgeranyltransferase component A 2, translating to MADSLPTEFDVVIIGTGLPESILAAACSRSGQRVLHLDSRSYYGGNWASFSFSGLLSWLKECQQDSDVVEESTGSWQDLIHDTEEAITLRTKDGSIRHTEVFCYAGQDTDDNTEEVDAVQKNPSSVTSSTSTDPLGSACLSEETHSSATSHEMPAKDTPKSDGEVSLEVTDAEDTLAKEKHCGDETWTHTVSEGVKDENKPVEEDNTDQPKRNRVTYSQIVKEGRRFNIDLVSKLLYSQGLLIDLLIKSNVSRYAEFKNVTRILAFREGKVEQVPCSRADVFNSKELTMVEKRILMKFLTFCLDYEQHPDQYQAFVQCSFSEYLQTKKLTPNLQHFVLHSIAMTESSCSTIDGLKATKNFLRCLGRFGNTPFLFPLYGQGEIPQCFCRMCAVFGGIYCLRHKVQCLVVDKESGRCKAIIDHLGQRISAKYFIVEDSYLSEETCSNVQYKQISRAVLITDQSILKADSDQQISILVVPPVESGTCAVRVTELCSSTMTCMKDTYLVHLTCSSSKTAREDLESVVKKLFTPYTETEIDKEELTKPRLLWALYFNMRDSSEISRSSYNGLPSNVYVCSGPDCGLGSEHAVKQAETLFQEIFPNEEFCPPPPNPEDIIFDGDDKQPEAPGTNNIIMAKVDSSEGRRNLESPGKHLQN from the coding sequence ATGGCGGACAGTCTTCCCACAGAATTCGATGTGGTCATAATAGGGACAGGGCTGCCTGAATCCATCCTTGCAGCTGCGTGTTCAAGAAGTGGCCAGAGGGTTCTGCATCTTGATTCCAGAAGTTACTATGGAGGAAACTGGGCAAGTTTCAGCTTTTCGGGATTGCTCTCCTGGTTGAAGGAGTGTCAGCAAGACAGTGACGTTGTGGAAGAAAGCACTGGCTCATGGCAAGACCTGATCCATGACACGGAGGAAGCTATCACTCTTCGCACGAAGGACGGAAGCATTCGACACACAGAAGTTTTTTGTTATGCCGGTCAGGATACAGATGACAATACGGAAGAGGTTGATGCTGTGCAGAAAAACCCTTCCTCAGTAACATCTAGTACCTCCACTGACCCTCTGGGTTCTGCATGCTTGTCTGAAGAAACACACTCGTCTGCTACTAGCCATGAGATGCCTGCCAAAGACACTCCAAAAAGTGACGGAGAAGTTTCACTAGAAGTAACTGATGCCGAGGACACcttggcaaaagaaaaacattgtggAGACGAAACTTGGACACACACAGTTTCAGAGGGAGTTAAAGATGAAAACAAGCCTGTAGAGGAAGACAACACTGACCAACCAAAGAGAAATAGAGTTACTTACTCTCAAATAGTTAAAGAAGGCAGGAGGTTTAATATTGATTTGGTATCAAAACTGCTGTATTCTCAAGGATTGCTAATTGATCTCTTAATCAAATCAAATGTTAGTCGTTACGCAGAATTTAAAAACGTCACTAGGATTCTTGCATTTCGTGAAGGAAAAGTAGAACAGGTGCCTTGTTCCAGAGCAGATGTCTTTAATAGCAAGGAACTCACTATGGTTGAAAAGAGGATACTGATGAAATTTCTTACGTTTTGTTTAGACTACGAACAACATCCTGATCAATACCAAGCTTTTGTGCAGTGCTCATTTTCGGAGTACTTACAGACTAAAAAATTAACCCCCAATCTCCAACATTTTGTGCTGCACTCAATTGCGATGACAGAGTCATCTTGCAGTACAATAGATGGCCTTAAAGCAACTAAAAACTTCCTTCGGTGTCTTGGACGATTTGGCAACACtccctttttatttcccttgtatGGGCAAGGAGAAATTCCCCAGTGTTTCTGCAGGATGTGTGCAGTTTTTGGTGGAATCTATTGTCTTCGTCATAAAGTTCAATGCCTTGTAGTTGACAAAGAATCTGGAAGATGTAAAGCAATTATAGATCACTTAGGTCAAAGAATAagtgctaaatattttattgtggaaGATAGTTACCTTTCTGAGGAAACATGCTCAAATGTGCAGTATAAGCAGATCTCCAGGGCAGTGCTCATTACAGATCAGTCTATACTAAAGGCAGATTCAGATCAGCAAATTTCCATCTTGGTGGTGCCTCCAGTGGAATCGGGAACGTGTGCTGTTCGTGTCACTGAATTATGTTCTTCAACCATGACGTGCATGAAAGACACTTACCTGGTACACCTGACTTGTTCATCTTCGAAAACAGCCAGAGAAGACTTGGAGTCAGTCGTGAAGAAATTATTCACCCCATATACTGAAACTGAAATAGACAAGGAAGAACTTACAAAGCCCAGACTCTTGTGGgctctttattttaatatgagaGATTCCTCGGAAATCAGCCGAAGCTCCTACAATGGCTTGCCTTCCAATGTCTATGTCTGCTCCGGGCCTGACTGCGGACTGGGAAGTGAGCATGCTGTCAAGCAAGCCGAAACGCTGTTCCAGGAGATCTTTCCCAATGAAGAgttctgccccccacctccaaatcCAGAAGACATTATCTTTGATGGTGATGATAAGCAGCCAGAGGCTCCTGGAACCAATAATATAATCATGGCCAAAGTAGACTCCTCTGAGGGAAGGAGAAACCTAGAAAGCCCGGGGAAGCACcttcaaaactag